From a single Anomaloglossus baeobatrachus isolate aAnoBae1 chromosome 8, aAnoBae1.hap1, whole genome shotgun sequence genomic region:
- the LOC142250089 gene encoding uncharacterized protein LOC142250089 — MPGFVSTTTSGPPTTTTPGPASTTTPGPSATRTTPGPASLKTPGSATTTTPGLAFTTTLGLAITTTTGPPTTTTKVPASTTTPGPSTTRTTPGPASTTLPGFGSTTTSEPTTTTTPQHPSTTIPGPTSTTTPGLASTTTPGPASPTTAGPVSTTTPGPASKTTQGPASTATPWPSTTKTTAGFASTKTSGPATTTTQGHPSTTTPGPATTTTLGPLSTTSPGPASTTTPGTASTTTPGPSTTRTTPGPATPGPASTTTPGPSTTTTTIPGHPSTTTLGPASTTTSEPPTTTTPGPASTTTPGPSTTSTTLGPASTTMPGFVSTTTSGLPTTTTPLPASTTTPAPAATTTTGPASTTTSGPSTKRTTPGPASTTAPGSATTKTPGLASTTTQGYPSTTTPGPASTTTPGPASTTTPGPSTTRTTPGPASTATSGHASTTTPGPSTTRTTPGLASTTTPGPATTTTTIPGHPSTTTLGPASTTTSEPPTTTTPGPASTTTPGPSTTRITPGPASTKPPGSATTIGLASTTTPAPAATTTTGPASTTTQGHPSTTTPGTASTTTPGPASTTTPGPSTTRTTPVPASTATPGPASTATPGHASTTTPGSSTTRTTPGLASTTTPGPATTTTTIPGHPSTTTLGPASTTTSEPPTTTTPGPASTTTPGPSTTRTTPGPASTKPPGSATTIGLASTTTPGPATTTNPGHPSTTLGPASTTMPGFVSTTTSGLPTTTTPLTASTTTPAPAATTTSGPASTTTPGPSTTRTTPGPASTTAPGSATTTTPGLASTTTQGHQSTPTPGPATTTTLGPVSTTTPGPASSTTPGPASTTTPGPSPTRTTPGSASTATPGPASTTTPGPSTARTTPGLASTTTPGPATTTTEIPEPPTTTTPGPASTTTTTPGPASTKPPGSATTIGLVSTTTPGPATTTIPGHPSTTTLGPASTTTSGPPTTTTPGPSTTTPGLVSTTTPGPTTTTTPWHPSTTTLGPASTTMPGFVSTTTSGLPTTTTPLPASATTPAPGATTTTGPASKTTPGPSTTRTTPGPTSTTAPGFATTTTPGLASTTTPGLASTTTPGPATTTTLGPASTTTSEPPTTTTPGPASTTTPGPSTTRTTPGPASTTTSGPATTTMSGFVSTTTSGPPTTTTPGPASTTTPGPSTTRTTSGPASTTTSGPASTTTPGPSTTRTTPGLASTTTPGPATTTTTIPGHPSTTTLGPASTTTSEPPTTTTPGHPSTTTPGPATTTTLGPVSTTTPGTASTTTPGPASTTTPGLSTTRTPPGPASTSTPGPASTTTPGPSTTRTTPGLASTTTPVPATTTTLGPVSTTTPGTASTTTPGPASTTTPGLSTTRTPPGPASTSTPGPASTTTPGPSTTRTTPGLASTTTPGPATTTTTIPGHPSTTTLGPASTTTSEPPTTTTPGPASTTTPGHSTTRTTPGPTSTTTPGPATITMSEFVSTTTSGPPTTTTPGSESTTTPGPSTTRTTSGPASTTTKRPLSTTTPGYLSTTTPGPASTTTTGPASTTTPGPATTTTPGLASTTTPGPASTTTTRSTSTTAMFTTITRRPATTSTSGTTTTQSVALSQSNQPQGITAEVAAPATIPAFGIALIVLVIVVIVIVPVCFVVVARIATGPFILPNGGIPA, encoded by the exons atGCCAGGGTTTGTTTCCACAACAACCTCAGGACCTCCAACCACAACAACCCCtgggcctgcatccacaacaaccccagggccttcaGCAACAAGAACAACTCCAGGGCCTGCATCCTTAAAAACCCCAGGTTCTGcaaccacaacaaccccagggcttgCATTCACAACAACTCTAGGACTTGCAATCACGACAACCACAGGGCCTCCAACCACAACAACCAAAgtgcctgcatccacaacaaccccagggccttcaACAACAAGAACAACtccagggcctgcatccacaacatTGCCAGGGTTTGGTTCCACAACAACCTCAGAACCTACAACCACAACAACCCCACAGCATCCAtccacaacaatcccagggcctacatccacaacaaccccaggacTCGCAtctacaacaaccccagggcctgcatcCCCAACAACCGCAGGACCTGTATCCACAACAACCCCTGGGCCTGCATCCAAAACGACCCAAGGGCCTGCATCCACAGCAACCCCATGGCCTTCAACAACAAAAACAACTGCAGGGTTTGCATCCACAAAAACCTCAGGGCCTGCAACCACAACAACCCAAGGGCAtccatccacaacaaccccagggcctgcaaCCACAACAACCCTAGGGCCTTTATCCACAACAAGCCCAGgacctgcatccacaacaaccccagggactgcatccacaacaaccccagggccttcaACAACAAGAACAACTCCAGGGCCTGCAACCCCAGGGCCTGCAtctacaacaaccccagggccttcaACCACAACCACAACAATCCCAGGGCATCCATCCACAACAACTCTAGgacctgcatccacaacaacctcGGAGCCTCcaaccacaacaaccccagggcctgcatccacaacaaccccagggccttcaACAACAAGTACAACTCtagggcctgcatccacaacaatGCCAGGGTTTGTTTCCACAACAACCTCAGGACTTCCAACCACAACAACTCCTttgcctgcatccacaacaaccccagcaCCTGCAGCAACAACAACCACAGGGCCTGCATCTACAACAACCTCAGGGCCTTCAACAAAAAGAACAACtccagggcctgcatccacaacagcCCCAGGTTCTGCAACCACAAAAACCCCAGGGCTTGCATCCACAACAACCCAAGGGTAtccatccacaacaaccccaggacctgcatccacaacaaccccagggcctgcatctacaacaaccccagggccttcaACAACAAGAACAACTCCAGGGCCTGCATCCACAGCAACCTCAGGGCATGCAtctacaacaaccccagggccttcaACAACAAGAACAACCCCAGGGCTTGCATCCACTACAACCCCAGGGCCTGCAACCACAACCACAACAATCCCAGGGCATCCATCCACAACAACTCTAGgacctgcatccacaacaacctcagagcctccaaccacaacaaccccagggcctgcatccacaacaaccccagggccttcaACAACAAGAATAACtccagggcctgcatccacaaaACCCCCAGGTTCTGCAACCACAATAGGGCTTGCATCCACAACAACTCCAGCACCTGCAGCAACAACAACCACAGGGCCTGCATCTACAACAACCCAAGGGCATCCGTCCACAACAACCCCAGGaactgcatccacaacaaccccagggcctgcatctacaacaaccccagggccttcaACAACAAGAACAACTCCAGTGCCTGCATCCACAGCAAccccagggcctgcatccacaGCAACCCCAGGGCATGCATCTACAACAACCCCAGGGTCTTCAACAACAAGAACAACCCCAGGGCTTGCATCAACTACAACCCCAGGGCCTGCAACCACAACCACAACAATCCCAGGGCATCCATCCACAACAACTCTAGgacctgcatccacaacaacctcagagcctccaaccacaacaaccccagggcctgcatccacaacaaccccagggccttcaACAACAAGAACAACtccagggcctgcatccacaaaACCCCCAGGTTCTGCAACCACAATAGGGcttgcatccacaacaaccccagggcctgcaaCCACAACAAACCCAGGGCATCCATCCACAACTCtagggcctgcatccacaacaatGCCAGGGTTTGTTTCCACAACAACCTCAGGACTTCCAACCACAACAACTCCTTTgactgcatccacaacaaccccagcaCCTGCGGCAACAACAACCTCAGGGCCTGCAtctacaacaaccccagggccttcaACAACAAGAACAACtccagggcctgcatccacaacagcCCCAGGTTCTGcaaccacaacaaccccagggcttgCATCCACAACAACCCAAGGGCATCAATCCACACCAACCCCAGGGCCTGCAACCACAACAACCCTAGGGCCTgtatccacaacaaccccaggaccTGCATCATCAACAACACCAGGGCCTGCAtctacaacaaccccagggccttcaCCAACAAGAACAACTCCAGGGTCTGCATCCACAGCAACCCCAGGGCCTGCAtctacaacaaccccagggccttcaACAGCAAGAACAACCCCAGGGCTTGCATCCACTACAACCCCAGGGCCTGCAACCACAACCACAGAAATCCCAGAGCCTCcaaccacaacaaccccagggcctgcatcTACAACAACAACAACtccagggcctgcatccacaaaACCCCCAGGTTCTGCAACCACAATAGGGCTTgtatccacaacaaccccaggaccTGCAACCACAACAATCCCAGGGCATCCATCCACAACAACTCTAGgacctgcatccacaacaacctcAGGGCCTCCAACCACAACCACCCCAGGGCCTTCAACAACAACGCCAGGGCTTgtatccacaacaaccccaggaccTACAACCACAACAACCCCATGGCATCCATCCACAACAACTCtagggcctgcatccacaacaatGCCAGGGTTTGTTTCCACAACAACCTCAGGACTTCCAACCACAACAACTCCTTTGCCTGCATCCGCAACAACTCCAGCACCTGGAGCAACAACAACCACAGGGCCTGCATCTAAAACAACCCCAGGGCCTTCAACAACAAGAACAACTCCAGGGCCTACATCCACAACAGCCCCAGGTTTTGcaaccacaacaaccccagggcttgcatccacaacaaccccagggcttgcatccacaacaaccccagggcctgcaaCCACAACAACTCTAGgacctgcatccacaacaacctcagagcctccaaccacaacaaccccagggcctgcatccacaacaacgcCAGGGCCTTCAACAACAAGAACAACtccagggcctgcatccacaacaacctcAGGTCCTGCAACCACAACAATGTCAGGGTTTGTTTCCACAACAACCTCAGGACCTCCAACCACAACAACCCCtgggcctgcatccacaacaaccccagggccttcaACAACAAGAACAACTtcagggcctgcatccacaacaacctcAGGGCCTGCAtctacaacaaccccagggccttcaACAACAAGAACAACCCCAGGGCTTGCATCCACTACAACCCCAGGGCCTGCAACCACAACCACAACAATCCCAGGGCATCCATCCACAACAACTCTAGgacctgcatccacaacaacctcagagcctccaaccacaacaaccccaggacatccatccacaacaaccccagggcctgcaaCCACAACAACCCTAGGGCCTgtatccacaacaaccccaggaactgcatccacaacaacccccgGGCCTGCATCTACAACAACCCCAGGGCTTTCAACAACAAGAACACCTCCAGGGCCTGCATCCACATCAACCCCAGGGCCTGCAtctacaacaaccccagggccttcaACAACAAGAACAACCCCAGGGCTTGCATCCACTACAACCCCAGTGCCTGCAACCACAACAACCCTAGGGCCTgtatccacaacaaccccaggaactgcatccacaacaaccccagggcctgcatcTACAACAACCCCAGGGCTTTCAACAACAAGAACACCTCCAGGGCCTGCATCCACATCAACCCCAGGGCCTGCAtctacaacaaccccagggccttcaACAACAAGAACAACCCCAGGGCTTGCATCCACTACAACCCCAGGGCCTGCAACCACAACCACAACAATCCCAGGGCATCCATCCACAACAACTCTAGgacctgcatccacaacaacctcagagcctccaaccacaacaaccccagggcctgcatccacaacaaccccagggcatTCAACAACAAGAACAACTCCAGGGCCtacatccacaacaaccccaggtcCTGCAACCATAACAATGTCAGAGTTTGTTTCCACAACAACCTCAGGACCTCCAACCACAACAACCCCTGGGTCTgaatccacaacaaccccagggccttcaACAACAAGAACAACTtcagggcctgcatccacaacaaccaaAAGGCCTTTATCCACAACCACCCCAGGATATttatccacaacaaccccagggcctgcatccacaacaaccacagggcctgcatccacaacaaccccagggcctgcaaccacaacaaccccagggcttgcatccacaacaaccccagggcctgcatcCACCACAACCACAAGATCTACATCAACAACTGCCATGTTTACAACAATAACCCGACGACCTGCAACAACATCAACCTCAGGAACTACAACAACACAAAGTGTAGCTCTAAGTCAATCAAATCAGCCACAAG GAATTACTGCTGAGGTTGCTGCTCCAGCCACTATTCCTGCCTTTGGAATTGCCCTAATTGTGCTGGTCATTGTCGTTATCGTTATTGTACCTGTATGCTTTGTTGTG gtCGCCAGAATTGCTACTGGGCCCTTTATTTTACCCAATGGTGGCATCCCGGCCTAA